From the genome of Nicotiana sylvestris chromosome 2, ASM39365v2, whole genome shotgun sequence, one region includes:
- the LOC104210736 gene encoding subtilisin-like protease SBT1.7 yields MSENSHKLKMSRYPVILVVVALLFRCHMSVAMVKKKTYIIHMAKSQMPATFNDDHTHWYDSSLRSVSDSAEMLYVYNNVIHGFSARLTPQEAESLETQPGILSVLPELKYQLHTTRTPTFLGLDKSADFFPESDAMSDVIIGVLDTGVWPESKSFDDSGLGPIPASWKGQCESGTNFSSSNCNRKLIGARYFSRGYETTLGPIDESKESKSPRDDDGHGTHTSTTAGGSVVQGASLFGYAPGTARGMATRARVAVYKVCWVGGCFSSDILAAMDKAIDDNVNVLSLSLGGGISDYYRDSVAIGAFAAMEKGILVSCSAGNAGPSPYSLSNVAPWITTVGAGTLDRDFPAYVSLGNGKNFSGVSLYKGNSLPNKMLPFVYAGNASNVTNGNLCMTGTLIPEKVKGKIVLCDRGINARVQKGSVVKAAGGVGMVLTNTAANGEELVADAHLLPATAVGQKTGDAIRDYLTSDSNPTATILFEGTKVGIEPSPVVAAFSSRGPNSITPEILKPDIIAPGVNILAGWTGAVGPTGLEEDDRRVGFNIISGTSMSCPHVSGLAALLKGAHPEWSPAAIRSALMTTAYTAYKNGGAIQDVSTGKPSTPLDHGAGHVDPVSALNPGLVYDITTDDYLNFLCALNYTPSQISSLARRNFTCNESKKYSVTDLNYPSFAVSFPAESAARTGSAGSSSIKYSRMLTNVGPAGTYKVTVTSPTSSVKITVEPETLSFSQMNEKKSYTVTFTAPSMSSSTTNVFGRIEWSDGKHVVGSPLAISWT; encoded by the coding sequence ATGAGTGAAAATTCACACAAACTCAAAATGTCTAGATACCCAGTAATACTTGTTGTTGTTGCACTTCTGTTCCGATGCCACATGTCAGTGGCAATGGTGAAGAAGAAAACATACATCATTCACATGGCTAAATCCCAAATGCCAGCAACTTTTAACGACGACCATACTCACTGGTATGACTCGTCCCTAAGATCAGTCTCTGACTCAGCTGAGATGCTCTATGTTTACAACAACGTTATCCATGGTTTCTCAGCAAGGCTTACACCACAAGAAGCTGAATCCTTAGAAACCCAACCTGGGATTCTCTCTGTTTTACCCGAGTTAAAATACCAACTCCACACTACTCGTACACCTACTTTTCTGGGCCTCGACAAAAGCGCTGATTTCTTCCCTGAGTCAGATGCTATGAGTGACGTCATCATCGGAGTACTTGACACTGGAGTTTGGCCGGAAAGTAAGAGTTTCGACGATAGTGGACTTGGGCCTATTCCCGCTTCGTGGAAAGGTCAGTGTGAGTCTGGAACCAATTTCAGTTCATCGAATTGTAACAGAAAGCTTATCGGAGCTAGGTATTTTTCTAGAGGTTATGAGACTACACTTGGTCCAATTGATGAGTCCAAAGAGTCCAAATCACCAAGGGACGATGACGGACACGGAACACACACTTCTACCACAGCAGGTGGTTCAGTTGTTCAGGGCGCTAGCCTTTTTGGCTATGCTCCTGGAACTGCTCGAGGAATGGCTACTCGTGCAAGAGTTGCCGTGTATAAAGTTTGCTGGGTTGGTGGATGTTTTAGTTCCGATATATTAGCAGCTATGGACAAAGCAATTGATGATAACGTAAATGTACTTTCGTTATCACTAGGTGGAGGCATATCGGATTATTACAGAGACAGCGTGGCAATTGGAGCGTTTGCTGCTATGGAGAAGGGTATTTTGGTCTCTTGTTCAGCTGGAAATGCTGGTCCGAGCCCATACAGTTTGTCTAACGTAGCACCTTGGATCACCACCGTTGGGGCCGGAACATTGGACCGTGATTTTCCGGCATATGTAAGCCTTGGTAATGGTAAAAACTTCTCAGGCGTTTCACTTTACAAGGGTAATTCATTACCTAACAAAATGCTTCCCTTTGTGTATGCTGGTAATGCTAGCAACGTCACCAATGGAAATCTGTGTATGACGGGTACTTTAATTCCTGAGAAAGTTAAAGGCAAGATTGTGTTGTGTGACAGAGGGATTAACGCTAGAGTCCAAAAGGGCTCTGTGGTAAAAGCAGCTGGTGGGGTGGGCATGGTTTTGACTAACACGGCCGCGAATGGGGAGGAGCTAGTGGCTGACGCTCACTTACTTCCGGCGACCGCAGTGGGTCAAAAGACAGGGGATGCAATCAGGGATTATTTAACCTCGGATTCTAATCCAACGGCCACCATTCTTTTTGAAGGAACAAAGGTAGGAATTGAACCGTCACCAGTTGTTGCAGCGTTTAGTTCTAGAGGCCCGAATTCAATCACCCCGGAGATACTTAAACCGGATATCATCGCGCCTGGTGTTAACATTCTAGCCGGTTGGACTGGGGCTGTCGGTCCAACCGGGTTAGAAGAGGACGATAGACGGGTCGGGTTCAACATTATCTCGGGCACCTCCATGTCGTGTCCACACGTGAGTGGCTTAGCGGCTTTGCTAAAAGGGGCCCACCCAGAATGGAGCCCTGCCGCCATCCGTTCGGCGCTCATGACCACCGCTTACACCGCCTACAAGAACGGCGGAGCAATACAAGACGTCTCCACCGGAAAACCATCAACACCGCTTGATCACGGAGCCGGACACGTGGATCCCGTTTCAGCATTGAACCCAGGACTGGTCTACGACATAACCACCGACGATTATCTCAATTTCCTGTGTGCATTGAATTACACTCCCTCACAAATCAGCAGCTTAGCAAGAAGAAACTTCACGTGCAATGAGAGTAAAAAATACAGTGTCACAGATTTGAATTACCCTTCGTTTGCAGTCTCATTTCCAGCAGAATCCGCAGCTCGAACCGGGAGTGCCGGTTCAAGCTCAATCAAATACAGCCGGATGCTGACTAATGTTGGACCGGCTGGAACATATAAAGTTACAGTTACATCACCAACTAGTTCAGTGAAGATTACGGTTGAGCCTGAGACATTGAGTTTCAGTCAGATGAATGAgaagaaatcatatacagtgACTTTTACGGCTCCATCAATGTCTTCCTCAACTACGAATGTATTTGGCAGAATTGAGTGGTCAGATGGGAAGCATGTGGTGGGTAGTCCTCTGGCAATTTCTTGGACATGA